A genome region from Ficedula albicollis isolate OC2 chromosome 23, FicAlb1.5, whole genome shotgun sequence includes the following:
- the SLC9A1 gene encoding sodium/hydrogen exchanger 1 — protein sequence GGSGEGHAKPRKAFPVIGIDYKHVRIPFEISLWILLACLMKLGFHVIPSVSSIVPESCLLIVVGLLVGGLIKGVGEKPPILKSDIFFLFLLPPIILDAGYFLPLRPFTENLGTILIFAVVGTLWNAFFLGGLMYAVCQLGGPGLNHIGLLANLLFGSIISAVDPVAVLAVFEEIHINELLHILVFGESLLNDAVTVVLYHLFEEFASFEQVTILDIILGFLSFFVVSLGGVLVGVIYGVIAAFTSRFTSHIRVIEPLFVFLYSYMAYLSAELFHLSGIMALIAAGVVMRPYVEANISHKSHTTIKYFLKMWSSVSETLIFIFLGVSTVAGHHYWNWTFVISTLFFCLIARVLGVLVLTWFINKFRIVKLTPKDQFIIAYGGLRGAIAFSLGYLLDYHHFDMRDMFLTAIITVIFFTVFVQGMTIRPLVDLLAVKKKQETKRSINEEIHTQFLDHLLTGIEDICGHYGHHHWKDKLNRFNKKYVKKCLIAGERSKEPQLIAFYHKMEMKQAIELVESGGIGKIPSAVSTVSIQNINPQTLPLERVLPALSKDKEEEIRKILRTNLQKTRQRLRSYNRHTLVADPYEEAWNQMLLRRQKARQLEQKMNNYLTVPAHRVDSPTMSRARIGSDPLAYEPKEDSENLPIITIDPASPQSPESAELTSEEPKGCSGLPPSPEEDEEGLVMRVKEPSSPGTDDVFTPGNSDSPSNQRMLRCLSDPGPRPEPEEGEPFIPKGQ from the exons gggggctcgggaGAGGGGCACGCCAAGCCCCGCAAAGCCTTCCCGGTCATCGGCATCGACTACAAGCACGTCCGCATCCCCTTCGAGATCTCCCTCTGGATCCTCCTGGCCTGCCTCATGAAGCTGG gCTTCCACGTGATCCCGTCAGTGTCCAGCATCGTTCCCGAGAGCTGCCTGCTCATCGTGGTGGGCCTGCTGGTTGGGGGGCTCATCAAAGGGGTGGGTGAGAAGCCCCCCATCCTCAAGTCGGacatcttcttcctcttcctgctgccccccatCATCCTGGATGCCGGCTACTTCCTGCCCCTGCGCCCCTTCACCGAGAACCTGGGCACCATCCTCATCTTCGCCGTGGTGGGGACGCTGTGGAACGCCTTTTTCCTGGGGGGGCTGATGTACGCCGTGTGCCAGCTGGGCGGCCCCGGCCTCAACCACATTGGCCTCCTGGCCAACCTGCTCTTCGGCAGCATCATCTCGGCCGTGGACCCGGTGGCCGTGCTGGCCGTCTTCGAGGAGATCCACATCAACGAGCTGCTGCACATCCTGGTCTTCGGGGAGTCCCTGCTCAACGACGCCGTCACCGTG GTCCTCTACCACCTCTTTGAGGAGTTTGCCAGCTTCGAGCAGGTGACCATCCTGGACATCATCCTGGGCTTCCTCAGCTTCTTCGTGGTGTCTCTGGGCGGAGTCCTGGTGGGCGTCATTTACGGGGTGATCGCTGCCTTCACGTCGCGCTTCACCTCGCACATCCGCGTCATCGAGCCGCTCTTCGTCTTCCTCTACAGCTACATGGCCTACCTGTCTGCAGAGCTCTTCCACCTGTCGGGCATCATGGC GCTCATCGCTGCTGGCGTGGTCATGAGGCCCTATGTGGAAGCCAACATCTCCCACAAGTCCCACACCACCATCAAGTATTTCCTCAAGATGTGGAGCAGTGTGAGCGAGACCCTCATCTTCATCTTCCTGGGTGTCTCCACCGTGGCTGGTCACCACTACTGGAACTGGACCTTCGTCATCAGCACGCTGTTCTTCTGCCTCATCGCCAGGGTGCTGG gTGTCCTTGTCCTCACCTGGTTCATCAACAAGTTCCGGATCGTGAAGCTGACGCCGAAGGACCAGTTCATCATCGCCTACGGGGGCCTGCGGGGAGCCATCGCCTTCTCCCTGGGCTACCTGCTGGACTACCACCACTTCGACATGAGGGACATGTTCCTCACTGCCATCATCACTGTCATCTTCTTCACCGTCTTCGTGCAG ggcatGACCATCCGGCCCCTGGTGGATCTGCTGGCTGTGAAGAAGAAGCAGGAGACAAAGCGCTCCATCAACGAGGAGATCCACACGCAG TTCTTGGATCACCTTCTGACAGGGATCGAGGATATCTGTGGTCACTACGGGCATCACCACTGGAAGGACAA GCTGAACCGCTTCAACAAGAAGTACGTGAAGAAGTGCCTGATTGCAGGGGAGCGCTCCAAGGAGCCCCAGCTCATCGCCTTCTACCACAAGATGGAGATGAAGCAGGCCATCGAGCTGGTGGAGAGCGGGGGCATCGGCAAGATCCCCTCTGCCGTCTCCACCGTCTCCATCCA GAACATCAACCCTCAGACCCTCCCTTTGGAGCGTGTACTTCCAGCCCTGTCCaaggacaaggaggaggagaTCCGGAAAATCCTCCGCACCAACCTGCAGAAAACCAGGCAGAGG CTGCGATCCTACAACCGGCACACGCTGGTGGCCGACCCCTACGAGGAGGCCTGGAACCAGATGCTCCTGCGGAGGCAGAAGGCCCGGCAGCTGGAACAGAAG ATGAACAACTACCTGACGGTGCCAGCACACAGGGTGGACTCGCCCACCATGTCCCGGGCTCGCATCGGCTCAG ACCCGCTGGCCTACGAGCCCAAGGAGGACTCGGAGAACCTGCCCATCATCACCATCGACCCCGCCTCGCCGCAGTCCCCCGAGTCCGCGGAGCTGACGAGCGAGGAGCCCAAGGGCTGCAGCGGCCTCCCGCCCTCGCCcgaggaggatgaggaggggcTGGTGATGCGGGTGAAGGAGCCTTCCTCCCCGGGGACTGACGACGTCTTCACCCCAGGGAACAGCGACAGCCCCAGCAACCAGCGGATGCTGCGGTGCCTGAGCGACCCCGGCCCGCGGCCggagcccgaggagggggagcccTTCATCCCCAAGGGGCAGTAG